A stretch of the Vitis vinifera cultivar Pinot Noir 40024 chromosome 16, ASM3070453v1 genome encodes the following:
- the LOC104877377 gene encoding LOW QUALITY PROTEIN: rust resistance kinase Lr10-like (The sequence of the model RefSeq protein was modified relative to this genomic sequence to represent the inferred CDS: substituted 2 bases at 2 genomic stop codons), whose protein sequence is MCSSSIIILSLFSLLPVTILAENAVSQGECMVLSNCSEQGPLIRFPFRLKDQPDHCGYPGFELSCTEKKQTVLDLPYSVKLLVKKIDYTTQEIRVQDPDNCLPRQLQNLDLAGSPFQFELENSWDYFRDFTFVNCSVNKSANQYNLRSIPCLSVPGNLVYAILSNADLGDFDLSSCRKIYNISLPYRMSNNSFPMSWSKSICGKCEAEGKKCRLKSNNTEPVTECIEKPKTDXCSXIAFCYAGSIVGSFLLVLVVIVLYYVYTKNKSRKDHQMKIEKFLEDYKALKPSRYTYADIKKITSHFKDKLGEGGYGTVYKGKLSNEILVAVKILNNFKGNGEEFINEVGTMDRIHHINVVRLVGFCSDGFRRALIYEFLPNESLEKFIFSAVDKNPLLGWEKLRSIALGIAKGIEYLHQGCDQRILHFDIKPHNILLDQNFNPKISDFGLAKLCSKEQSAVSMTAARGTMGYIAPEMLSRNFGNVSYKSDVYSFGMLLLEMVGGRKNIDVTVENPSGVYFPEWVYNHLDQGKELQIRIEEEGDAKIAKKLTIVGLRCIQWYPVDRPTMKTVVQMLEGEGDNLTMPPNPFSSTTPTSTTASGPPRPLQQELEIISELE, encoded by the exons ATGTGTAGTTCCTCAATAATAATTCTCTCTTTATTTTCACTCTTGCCTGTGACAATACTAGCAGAGAATGCAGTGAGCCAAGGTGAGTGCATGGTATTGAGTAATTGCAGTGAACAGGGTCCACTGATACGTTTCCCATTCAGGCTCAAAGACCAGCCAGACCACTGTGGTTATCCCGGGTTCGAGTTGTCTTGCACAGAGAAGAAGCAGACTGTGCTAGATCTTCCATATTCAGTGAAGCTCTTGGTGAAGAAGATAGATTATACAACGCAGGAAATTCGCGTCCAGGACCCGGATAATTGCCTTCCAAGACAGCTTCAGAACCTCGATTTAGCTGGCTCCCCTTTCCAGTTTGAATTGGAAAATTCCTGGGATTACTTTAGGGACTTCACTTTTGTCAATTGTTCAGTGAATAAATCTGCAAATCAATACAATCTTCGTTCCATCCCTTGTCTTTCTGTTCCTGGTAACCTGGTTTATGCCATTCTTTCCAATGCTGATCTTGGTGATTTTGACCTATCCTCTTGCCGCAAAATCTACAACATCTCACTCCCATATCGGATGTCTAACAATTCTTTTCCCATGAGCTGGTCAAAATCGATATGTGGAAAATGTGAAGCAGAAGGTAAGAAATGCAGACTGAAGAGTAACAACACAGAACCTGTGACCGAATGCattgaaaaaccaaaaacag ATTAGTGttcttaaattgctttttgTTATGCAGGTTCTATTGTAGGTTCCTTTCTTCTTGTGCTAGTAGTCATTGTACTCTACTATGTCTatactaaaaataaatcaagaaaagaTCATCAAATGAAGATTGAAAAGTTTTTGGAAGATTACAAAGCTCTCAAGCCTTCAAGATACACCTATGCTGATATTAAGAAGATCACAAGTCATTTCAAGGACAAATTAGGCGAAGGTGGCTATGGAACAGTGTACAAAGGAAAGCTTTCGAATGAAATTCTTGTTGCAGTCAAGATCCTTAACAATTTTAAGGGAAACGGAGAAGAGTTCATTAATGAAGTTGGAACAATGGATAGAATCCACCATATCAATGTGGTTCGCTTGGTTGGCTTTTGTTCTGATGGGTTTAGACGAGCACTTATTTATGAGTTCTTACCAAATGAGTCACTAGAGAAGTTCATATTTTCAGCAGTTGATAAGAACCCATTACTGGGTTGGGAGAAGCTTCGAAGCATTGCTCTAGGCATAGCCAAAGGAATTGAGTATCTCCACCAAGGGTGTGATCAAAGGATCCTCCATTTTGACATCAAACCTCATAATATTTTGCttgatcaaaattttaatccaaAGATTTCTGATTTTGGTCTAGCCAAATTGTGTTCCAAGGAGCAAAGTGCAGTCTCTATGACTGCAGCTAGAGGGACTATGGGCTACATTGCACCAGAAATGTTATCTAGGAATTTTGGGAACGTGTCCTACAAGTCAGATGTctatagttttggaatgttaCTACTTGAAATGGTCGGAGGGAGAAAGAACATTGATGTTACAGTAGAGAATCCCAGCGGAGTATACTTCCCAGAATGGGTCTATAATCATTTGGATCAAGGGAAAGAGCTGCAGATTCGGATTGAGGAAGAGGGCGATGCTAAAATAGCAAAAAAGCTAACAATCGTGGGACTTCGGTGCATTCAATGGTACCCAGTGGATCGTCCTACCATGAAAACCGTGGTTCAAATGTTAGAAGGAGAAGGAGACAATTTAACCATGCCTCCAAATCCTTTTTCATCTACAACTCCAACAAGTACAACTGCAAGCGGGCCACCAAGACCTCTTCAACAAGAGCTGGAAATCATCTCAGAACTAGAATGA
- the LOC132252681 gene encoding putative RING-H2 finger protein ATL21B, with translation MISGVSLRMMFFLFLFVTISLDVAVSQDDCLVSSSCSHQGSLIRFPFRLKGQPDRCGYPGFELSCTERNETILELPHSAKVLVKNISYESHEMMVQDPEKCLPRQLQNLSLSASPFNFKLSNQWEALYDFTFFNCSSKKREMSYVDPIPCLSLPDYPVYAVMSTASIRDVDLSSCQKMYNISAVPYPVSELSKGFSLNWSSEICRNCEESMKCRLKSNSKEPETECIGEPATGAGKKVVTAGPIIGFFLLLVAVSVL, from the exons ATGATCAGTGGAGTTTCCTTGAGAATGATGttcttcttgttcttgtttGTAACAATTTCCTTGGATGTTGCAGTGAGCCAGGACGACTGCTTAGTCTCAAGCAGCTGCAGCCACCAAGGTTCACTAATCCGGTTCCCGTTCAGGCTGAAAGGGCAGCCAGACCGCTGTGGGTATCCGGGGTTTGAGCTCTCATGTACAGAGAGGAACGAAACCATACTAGAGCTTCCACATTCAGCGAAGGTCCTGGTAAAGAATATCAGCTATGAGTCTCATGAAATGATGGTCCAAGACCCAGAAAAATGCCTTCCAAGACAGCTTCAGAACCTAAGTTTATCAGCCTCCCCCTTCAACTTCAAGCTCAGCAATCAGTGGGAAGCCCTATATGACTTCACCTTCTTCAACTGTTCatcaaagaaaagagaaatgtcTTATGTCGATCCCATCCCTTGCCTTTCTCTCCCTGATTATCCAGTTTATGCTGTTATGTCCACTGCAAGTATTAGAGATGTGGACCTATCATCTTGCCAGAAGATGTACAACATCTCAGCAGTCCCATATCCGGTATCTGAGCTGAGCAAGGGTTTTTCTTTGAATTGGTCAAGCGAGATATGCAGAAACTGTGAAGAAAGCATGAAGTGCAGACTGAAGAGCAACAGCAAGGAGCCTGAAACTGAATGCATAGGAGAGCCAGCAACAG GTGCAGGAAAGAAAGTAGTGACTGCAGGTCCAATTATaggtttctttcttcttctggTGGCAGTCAGTGTGCTCTGA
- the LOC100260698 gene encoding rust resistance kinase Lr10 produces MSGSSKMAFSLFFFLSVTIFSEIGSGQDECMASRCSDQGPTIRFPFRLTDQPDHCGYPGFELYCSEKKQTMLELPYSVNLLVTNISYDSHEIMVQYPYNCFVGQLQNLSLAASPFQFKLENAWEVLDDFTFFNCSSNKREFYFVQSIPCLSIPGYPVYAIMSSADLDEVNLSSCRRMYNLTLPYSISDLNGKFSIKWSKSVCGNCEAQGKKCRLKRNSKEPETECINNPSKGSATTKLVVAGAVTGFLLLVLAVSVLYYLHCSRKLEEKNKRKIEKFLEDYRALKPSRYSYADIKKITDQFKYILGQGGYGTVYKGKLSNEVLVAVKILNNFRGNGEEFINEMATMGRIHHVNVVRLVGFCADGMRRALIFEFLPNDSLNKFIFSAKHSLVWEKLQDIAIGIAKGMEYLHQGCEQRILHFDIKPHNILLDHNFNPKISDFGLAKLCSKDQSAVSMTIARGTMGYIAPEVLSRNFGNVSYKSDVYSFGMLLLEMVSGRKNSDVTAENPSQVYFPEWIYNHLNQGEELHIRIMENRDATIAKKLAIVGLWCIQWYPVDRPSMKLVVQMLEGEDNLTMPPNPFASTSPTNTKTSQSRTPLQKELAVISE; encoded by the exons ATGAGCGGTTCCTCAAAAATGGcattctctttgtttttcttcctgTCTGTAACAATCTTTTCAGAGATTGGATCCGGCCAAGATGAGTGCATGGCATCAAGGTGCAGTGACCAGGGTCCAACCATACGGTTCCCTTTCCGGCTAACAGACCAGCCAGACCACTGTGGATATCCAGGGTTTGAGTTATATTGCTCAGAGAAGAAACAGACCATGCTGGAGCTGCCATATTCAGTGAACCTCTTGGTGACGAATATCAGTTATGACTCCCACGAAATTATGGTCCAATATCCGTATAATTGCTTTGTAGGACAGCTTCAGAACCTCAGTTTAGCGGCTTCCCCTTTCCAGTTCAAACTAGAAAATGCCTGGGAAGTCCTAGATGACTTCACCTTCTTCAATTGTTCATCAAACAAAAGAGAATTCTATTTTGTTCAGTCCATCCCTTGCCTCTCTATTCCTGGTTACCCAGTTTATGCTATTATGTCCTCTGCTGATCTTGATGAAGTTAACCTATCCTCCTGCCGTAGGATGTACAATCTCACACTTCCGTATAGTATATCTGATCTGAATGGCAAATTCTCTATAAAGTGGTCAAAATCGGTATGTGGAAACTGTGAAGCACAAGGCAAGAAATGCAGACTGAAGAGAAACAGCAAGGAACCTGAAACCGAATGCATCAATAATCCATCAAAAG GTAGTGCAACAACAAAGTTGGTGGTTGCAG GTGCAGTCACTGGTTTCCTTCTTCTTGTCCTAGCTGTCAGTGTACTCTACTATCTGCACTGCTCACGAAAACtagaagaaaagaataaaagaaagattgaaaaatttCTGGAAGATTACAGAGCTCTAAAGCCCTCAAGGTATTCATATGCCGATATTAAGAAGATTACAGATCAGTTTAAGTACATACTGGGCCAAGGAGGTTATGGAACTGTGTACAAAGGGAAACTTTCTAATGAAGTACTTGTTGCGGTGAAGATCCTTAACAATTTCAGGGGAAATGGGGAAGAGTTCATTAATGAGATGGCAACAATGGGTAGAATCCACCATGTTAATGTGGTTCGCTTGGTCGGCTTTTGTGCTGATGGAATGAGACGAGCTCTCATCTTTGAGTTCTTACCAAATGATTCTCTTAACAAGTTCATATTTTCAGCTAAACATTCACTTGTTTGGGAGAAACTTCAAGATATTGCTATAGGCATAGCCAAAGGAATGGAGTATCTTCACCAAGGTTGTGAACAAAGAATCCTTCATTTTGACATCAAACCTCATAATATTTTGCTAGATCACAACTTTAATCCAAAGATTTCTGATTTTGGTCTAGCCAAATTATGTTCCAAGGACCAAAGTGCTGTTTCTATGACTATAGCTAGGGGGACTATGGGCTATATTGCTCCTGAAGTGTTATCCAGGAATTTTGGGAATGTGTCCTATAAGTcagatgtttatagttttgggaTGTTGTTGCTTGAAATGGTTTCGGGGAGGAAAAACAGTGATGTCACAGCTGAGAACCCTAGCCAAGTATACTTCCCAGAATGGATTTATAACCATTTGAATCAAGGCGAAGAGCTGCACATCAGAATTATGGAAAACAGAGATGCCACAATAGCAAAGAAACTAGCAATTGTGGGACTCTGGTGCATTCAATGGTATCCAGTTGATCGTCCATCCATGAAACTTGTGGTTCAGATGTTAGAAGGAGAAGACAATTTAACCATGCCTCCAAATCCTTTTGCGTCTACAAGTCCaacaaatacaaaaacaagTCAGTCAAGAACACCTCTTCAGAAAGAGCTTGCAGTCATCTCAGAATGA
- the LOC104882255 gene encoding rust resistance kinase Lr10, whose translation MMLREEKLVAVGLIALLHVCFISICAADENQTCRPSSCGDIRNISNPFRLKGDPSGCGDPNYELVCENNRTMLNLYSGKYYVAEINYKNYSIRIVDPGLDKGDCFSSPLYYLTRGNFSYGDPYDLPYDWKLSRTVLMNCTSSISDHSYIRINPCNSSSTSFSSQAYVYALAGVSEVGDIKYSCTIGMTISTRPLKEVSSKPRNQSMSELQEELLVGLEISFLPYRCSSECHMEGQSCYMNFIENTITCVSNRGCGDWSSCLKPTWLRKFLFDFLFPLIDAIFSVEPSQIFSVRDLLNDLPFSLLGWIIRVILIIVAGRAVIGMLCLCAFLIYKFQRRHLSMDDTLEEFLQSHNNLQPIRYSYSEIKKMTNNFQDKLGQGGFGSVYKGKLRSGQIVAVKMLVVSKSNGQDFINEVATIGRIHHVNVVRLVGFCTEKSKYALVYDFMANGSLDKYVFLERENSIPLSWERLYNIALGVAHGIEYLHRGCEMQILHFDIKPHNILLDENFTPKVSDFGLAKLYSSDQNAVTLTAARGTLGYIAPELFYKNIGDVSYKADVYSFGMLLMEMMGKRKYMNARAEKSEIFFPSWIYDRIDRGEDMEMGEATEEEKKYIRKIIIVALWCVQMKPTNRPSMSKALEMLESEVELLQMPSKPTLHSKDLSMEDGMNNPIGAPVSSCNGTMTISLEGR comes from the exons ATGATGTTGAGGGAAGAAAAACTTGTGGCAGTTGGGCTGATAGCACTCCTCCATGTCTGCTTCATCTCAATCTGTGCTGCCGATGAAAACCAGACTTGCAGGCCTTCATCTTGTGGAGATATTCGAAATATCAGCAACCCTTTTCGGTTAAAGGGAGACCCATCCGGCTGTGGCGATCCTAACTATGAATTGGTTTGTGAAAATAATCGTACCATGTTGAACCTGTATAGTGGGAAATACTATGTTGCAGAGATCAACTACAAGAACTACAGCATTCGGATAGTGGATCCTGGGCTTGACAAGGGAGACTGTTTCTCCAGCCCTCTGTATTATTTGACAAGAGGAAACTTCAGTTATGGAGATCCATATGATTTGCCTTATGATTGGAAATTGAGTAGAACggttttaatgaattgtacaagTTCAATCAGTGATCATAGCTACATTCGAATTAATCCCTGCAACTCCAGCAGCACTTCATTTTCATCACAGGCATATGTTTATGCGCTAGCAGGAGTTTCTGAGGTGGGAGACATCAAGTATTCATGCACAATAGGCATGACTATTTCTACTCGACCATTGAAGGAAGTTTCTTCAAAGCCCAGGAATCAATCAATGTCAGAATTGCAAGAAGAGCTTCTTGTGGGACTTGAGATTTCATTTCTGCCTTATCGCTGCAGCAGCGAATGCCATATGGAAGGGCAATCCTGCTATatgaattttattgaaaatacaaTTACATGTGTCTCCAACAGGGGATGCGGGGACTGGAGCAGTTGCTTAAAGCCAACTT GGCTAAGGAAATTCCTCTTTGACTTCCTGTTTCCTTTAATCG ATGCCATATTTTCGGTTGAGCCCTCTCAAATCTTCA GTGTTAGAGATTTGCTCAACGATTTGCCGTTCAGTTTACTTG GCTGGATTATCCGAGTGATCC TTATAATTGTGGCTGGAAGAGCTGTGATTGGGATGCTATGCCTATGTGCCTTTCTGATTTACAAGTTTCAAAGGAGACACTTATCAATGGATGATACTCTTGAGGAATTCCTACAAAGTCATAACAATCTCCAGCCAATCAGGTACTCATATTCAGAAATAAAGAAGATGACTAATAATTTTCAAGATAAATTAGGTCAAGGAGGCTTTGGCTCGGTCTATAAAGGAAAGCTTCGAAGTGGCCAGATTGTAGCAGTAAAAATGTTGGTTGTGTCAAAATCTAATGGGCAGGACTTCATCAATGAAGTTGCTACAATTGGAAGGATTCATCATGTGAATGTGGTGCGACTCGTAGGGTTTTGcacggaaaaatcaaaatatgctcTTGTATATGACTTCATGGCAAATGGATCCCTTGATAAGTATGTTTTTCTCGAACGAGAAAATTCCATTCCTTTGAGCTGGGAGAGGTTGTATAACATTGCACTTGGAGTGGCTCATGGGATTGAATATTTACATCGTGGCTGTGAAATGCAAATTCTGcattttgatatcaagccaCACAACATTCTTCTCGATGAAAACTTCACCCcaaaagtttcagattttggCCTTGCAAAACTGTATTCATCGGATCAAAATGCTGTCACTCTCACTGCAGCACGAGGAACGCTTGGATACATTGCTCCGGAACTGTTCTACAAAAACATTGGAGATGTCTCATATAAGGccgatgtttatagttttggaatgttgttgaTGGAAATGATGGGGAAAAGGAAGTACATGAATGCCCGTGCTGAGAAAAGCGAAATATTCTTTCCATCATGGATTTATGACCGGATTGATCGAGGAGAAGACATGGAAATGGGAGAAGCCACTGAGGAAGAAAAGAAGTATATAAGGAAAATCATCATAGTTGCATTATGGTGTGTTCAAATGAAGCCCACTAACCGTCCTTCAATGAGCAAAGCACTGGAGATGCTGGAAAGTGAGGTAGAACTCTTGCAGATGCCTTCCAAGCCTACACTACATTCCAAGGATTTGTCAATGGAGGATGGTATGAACAATCCAATTGGGGCACCAGTTTCTTCATGCAATGGCACAATGACAATTAGCTTAGAAGGAAGGTAG
- the LOC100245317 gene encoding LEAF RUST 10 DISEASE-RESISTANCE LOCUS RECEPTOR-LIKE PROTEIN KINASE-like 1.2, which yields MMLNKEKLVGVGLITLLHLCFFSVCVAGQNQPCRPSSCGDMLNISDPFRLKGDPSGCGDSRYELACENNRTILNLYRGKYYVEEINYQNYSIRVVDPGLKKGNCLSTPLYHLTPENFSYDHPYAWPYDWGFRTTVLMSCSRPISDDKFIPITSCNSTNGTTSSSSQPYHYALSGDGESLQVGDLPGSCTIGKSIFSKLGAASEPGNRSMSSLQDQLLLGIELSFLQIQCIRECRVKGQSCYMDYTVNSVKCDDPNSCKDLSDDCYKPIWLKGLIIILQIIFASIYTPIIGILGRALLGVVLSYGIYKLRQRHISKHDTTKEIP from the exons ATGATGTTGAATAAAGAAAAACTTGTGGGAGTAGGCCTCATAACCCTCCTCCATCTCTGCTTCTTTTCCGTCTGCGTTGCCGGCCAAAACCAGCCCTGCAGGCCTTCTTCTTGCGGGGATATGCTGAACATCAGCGACCCTTTCCGGTTAAAAGGCGACCCATCTGGCTGTGGGGATAGTCGGTATGAATTGGCTTGTGAAAACAATCGTACCATTCTCAATCTGTATCGTGGGAAATACTATGTCGAGGAGATTAACTACCAAAACTATAGTATCCGGGTGGTGGATCCTGGGCTGAAGAAGGGAAACTGTTTGTCCACTCCTCTCTATCACTTGACTCCTGAGAACTTCAGCTATGATCATCCGTACGCCTGGCCTTACGATTGGGGATTCAGAACGACAGTCTTGATGAGCTGCTCGAGGCCGATCAGCGACGACAAATTCATTCCCATCACTTCTTGCAATAGTACTAATGGCACAACCTCTTCCTCCTCACAGCCTTATCATTATGCGCTAAGTGGAGATGGAGAATCCCTGCAGGTGGGCGATCTCCCGGGCTCATGCACTATAGGAAAGTCAATATTTTCCAAGCTGGGGGCAGCTTCAGAGCCCGGAAACCGGTCAATGTCGAGCCTCCAAGATCAGCTTCTTCTGGGGATTGAGCTTTCGTTTCTGCAAATCCAGTGCATCAGAGAATGTAGGGTGAAAGGGCAAAGCTGCTACATGGATTACACTGTCAACTCAGTGAAATGCGATGACCCGAATTCATGCAAGGATTTGAGTGATGACTGCTACAAACCAATCT GGCTTAAGGGTTTGATCATCATCCTCCAGATCATCTTTGCTTCAATTTACACTCCGATCATTG GAATTTTAGGAAGAGCTTTACTTGGGGTGGTGCTTTCCTATGGAATCTACAAGCTTCGACAAAGGCACATATCAAAGCATGATACTACTAAAGAAATCCCATGA